The following coding sequences are from one Loxodonta africana isolate mLoxAfr1 chromosome 18, mLoxAfr1.hap2, whole genome shotgun sequence window:
- the CDRT4 gene encoding CMT1A duplicated region transcript 4 protein, with translation MDSAINMKERSDARKMKTDKEHTENIGLPLNLLEKHDPWPAYVTYTSPVVKRLIEKNRARELECMQTIEEGRRGSRHTKSSSVIQLKRRKPHKSSSEVVLKDALSETTLSVWGTCSVMAMAPTALPEPTRFVTDSRDCPTTNYNKIIFSRKPMMRMVPYSSLLASKERHPSV, from the exons ATGGACAGCGCTATAAACATGAAAGAGAGGAGTGATGCAAGAAAGATGAAGACAGACAAAG AACACACCGAAAACATTGGCCTTCCCCTGAATCTGCTTGAAAAGCATGACCCTTGGCCAGCCTATGTCACATACACCTCCCCTGTGGTGAAAAGACTCATTGAGAAAAACAGAGCTCGAGAGCTGGAATGCATGCAGACCATCGAGGAAGGCCGGCGGGGGTCAAGGCACACCAAGTCTTCCAGCGTCATTCAACTGAAACGGCGGAAGCCCCACAAATCCTCCAGCGAGGTTGTGTTGAAGGACGCGCTGTCAGAGACCACGTTATCGGTTTGGGGCACTTGCTCTGTAATGGCCATGGCCCCCACTGCTCTCCCAGAACCCACACGCTTTGTTACAGATTCCAGAGACTGTCCCACCACCAACTATAACAAGATCATCTTCTCCCGAAAGCCCATGATGAGGATGGTCCCCTACAGCTCACTACTGGCCAGCAAAGAGAGACATCCCAGTGTTTAG